One part of the Salvelinus sp. IW2-2015 unplaced genomic scaffold, ASM291031v2 Un_scaffold3178, whole genome shotgun sequence genome encodes these proteins:
- the LOC139022486 gene encoding LOW QUALITY PROTEIN: up-regulator of cell proliferation-like (The sequence of the model RefSeq protein was modified relative to this genomic sequence to represent the inferred CDS: deleted 2 bases in 1 codon): MSEAMTCFINAISSTEQERSYFLKWMRMNLDNLSRKNLSGLRELYKEKSQNSSETKEEIAYLDRQISNSSLGTEHFLWEIGQLYESAVLLSETEESWQQLQHLPRLCADLLLDGFPLELVDGDASNIPLRWVSDVLHQLNVLVQPKNKIPVVTVLGVQSTGKSTLLNTMFGVPFAVSSGRCTKGAFLLLIKVKEYFKKELNCDFVVIIDTEGLKSPELDDSDDSFEHDNEPATLVVGLSDVTIINIAMENSTEMKDILQIVVHAFLQMKEVGKKPKCQFVHQNVADVSAHNKNMRDQKILLEQLNEMAQAAASMENKEENKIFTDVMEYNPETGNCYIPGLWHGNPPMAPVNAEYRESVYE, from the exons ATGTCAGAGGCAATGACTTGCTTCATAAATGCAATATCAAGCACAGAGCAAGAGAGGTCCTACTTCTTGAAATGGATGCGAATGAACCTGGACAATCTGTCTCGTAAAAACCTTTCTGGCCTTAGGGAGCTGTACAAAGAAAAGTCTCAGAACTCATCTGAAACCAAAGAAGAAATTGCATACCTTGATAGACAGATTTCAAACAGTTCTTTGGGAACTGAACATTTCCTATGGGAAATTGGTCAACTGTACGAATCTGCGGTCTTACTGAGCGAAACTGAAGAGTCATGGCAACAACTGCAGCACCTGCCCAGACTATGTGCTGATTTGCTTCTGGATGGGTTTCCTCTGGAGCTGGTGGACGGAGACGCGTCCAACATACCTCTGAGATGGGTGAGTGATGTGCTGCATCAGCTCAATGTCTTGGTGCAGCCGAAGAACAAGATCCCGGTGGTAACGGTTCTGGGGGTTCAGAGCACAGGAAAGTCCACTCTACTGAACACTATGTTTGGAGTGCCGTTCGCAGTCAGTAGCGGCAGATGCACAAAAGGGGCTTTCTTGCTTCTCATCAAAGTCAAAGAATACTTCAAGAAAGAGCTGAACTGCGACTTTGTAGTGATCATCGACACAGAAGGGCTGAAGTCGCCAGAGCTGGATGACAGT GATGACAGCTTTGAGCACGACAACGAGCCAGCCACTCTAGTTGTTGGGCTGAGTGATGTCACAATAATCAATATTGCCATGGAGAACTCAACCGAGATGAAGGACATCCTTCAAATCGTCGTCCACGCTTTTCTCCAGATGAAAGAGGTGGGAAAGAAGCCCAAGTGTCAGTTTGTCCACCAGAACGTGGCAGATGTCTCGGCACACAACAAGAACATGAGAGACCAGAAAATCCTCTTGGAGCAATTGAACGAGATGGCCCAGGCAGCAGCCAGCATGGAAAACAAAGAAGAGAACAAGATCTTCACTGATGTAATGGAGTACAACCCAGAGACTGGTAACTGCTACATCCCTGGACTTTGGCACGGTAACCCTCCAATGGCACCTGTCAACGCTGAGTACAGAGAGTCCGTCTacgagtaa